From Micromonospora sp. NBC_01699, a single genomic window includes:
- a CDS encoding helix-turn-helix transcriptional regulator has protein sequence MTTANSSGLRRDELAAFLRSRRARLRPGDAGLPEGIGRRTPGLRRQEVAQLAGMSIDYYIRLEQRRGPHPSRQVLLALSRALMLTRDEREYLFRIAGENPPATVGPSREVTAGVRHLIDAMVETPAYVVDAKYDVLAWNRLATYFVGDLSAVPESDRNMIRWMFRQPATDPHWDDAHTLRFARSSLADLRAAYGRYPGDPGIEELVTELLGSSSRFAELWADHEVEVRRRIVKRVSHPEIGALAFECQVLHLADTDQRLIVYVAEPGSPTHDAFRRLGSRADLPSA, from the coding sequence ATGACCACGGCGAACTCCTCCGGGCTGCGGCGTGACGAGCTGGCCGCGTTCCTGCGCAGTCGGCGGGCGAGGCTGCGTCCGGGCGACGCCGGTCTGCCCGAGGGCATCGGTCGTCGTACGCCGGGGCTGCGGCGGCAGGAGGTGGCCCAACTCGCCGGGATGTCGATCGACTACTACATCCGGCTGGAGCAGCGGCGGGGCCCGCATCCGTCCCGGCAGGTGCTGCTGGCGTTGTCCCGGGCGCTGATGCTCACCCGGGACGAGCGGGAGTACCTGTTCCGGATCGCCGGGGAGAACCCGCCCGCGACGGTCGGGCCGAGCCGGGAGGTGACGGCGGGCGTACGGCACCTGATCGACGCGATGGTCGAGACCCCGGCGTACGTCGTCGACGCCAAGTACGACGTGCTGGCCTGGAACCGGTTGGCGACGTACTTCGTCGGGGACCTGTCGGCGGTACCGGAGTCGGACCGGAACATGATCCGCTGGATGTTCCGCCAGCCCGCCACCGACCCGCACTGGGACGACGCCCACACGCTGCGGTTCGCCCGCAGTTCGCTGGCTGACCTGCGGGCCGCCTACGGGCGTTATCCGGGAGATCCGGGCATCGAGGAACTCGTCACCGAACTGCTCGGCAGCTCGTCCCGGTTCGCCGAACTGTGGGCGGACCACGAGGTCGAGGTCCGGCGGCGGATAGTGAAACGGGTGTCGCACCCCGAGATTGGCGCACTCGCGTTCGAGTGTCAGGTGCTGCACCTGGCCGACACCGACCAGCGGCTGATCGTCTACGTGGCCGAGCCCGGCTCACCCACCCACGATGCCTTCCGCCGGCTCGGTAGCCGGGCCGACCTGCCCAGCGCCTAG
- a CDS encoding RNA polymerase subunit sigma has translation MSRSDHFDVASYALGVLDEEDTVRFEEHLVDCWACAGELESLLPVVDLLAEVDRDDLAVMERATADDTMVTRALNVVSLDRKRARSQRILSLAAGVVVVALLSGLALVAGASWVGDGPQTNALPSAPPSASAGNPPNPGGGFGGPELGAGEKLTVTDQNTGVRADLLLDDRPFGTQISFALSKLTGPRLCRLVVLRKNGEPEVLSSWTVPAEGYGTPARPEPLLLQATTATRRADIDRMQVQAVDANGAATALVTVPL, from the coding sequence ATGAGCCGGTCCGACCACTTCGACGTCGCCTCGTACGCGCTCGGCGTGCTCGACGAAGAGGACACCGTACGGTTCGAGGAGCACCTGGTCGACTGCTGGGCCTGCGCCGGTGAACTGGAGTCGCTGCTGCCGGTGGTCGACCTGCTCGCCGAGGTCGACCGGGACGACCTGGCGGTGATGGAGCGGGCGACCGCCGACGACACCATGGTCACCCGCGCGCTGAACGTGGTCAGCCTGGACCGCAAGCGGGCCCGCAGCCAGCGGATCCTCAGCCTGGCGGCGGGCGTGGTCGTGGTGGCGCTGCTGAGCGGACTGGCCCTGGTGGCCGGGGCGAGCTGGGTCGGCGACGGTCCGCAGACGAACGCGCTGCCCAGCGCACCGCCGTCGGCCTCGGCGGGCAACCCGCCGAACCCGGGCGGCGGCTTCGGCGGCCCCGAGCTGGGTGCGGGCGAGAAGCTGACCGTCACCGACCAGAACACCGGGGTCCGGGCCGACCTGCTGCTCGACGACCGGCCGTTCGGCACCCAGATCTCGTTCGCGCTGAGCAAGCTCACCGGTCCACGGCTCTGCCGGCTGGTGGTGCTGCGCAAGAACGGCGAGCCGGAGGTGCTGTCGAGCTGGACCGTGCCGGCCGAGGGTTACGGCACACCGGCCCGTCCGGAGCCGCTGCTGTTGCAGGCCACCACCGCGACGCGCCGGGCCGACATCGACCGGATGCAGGTGCAGGCGGTCGACGCCAACGGAGCCGCAACGGCACTGGTCACCGTGCCACTCTGA
- a CDS encoding spermidine synthase, with product MARKRGPDRLAVRVDTGLAELVPDPDRPRSFTLNLDGTPQSHVDLDDPTHLEFEYIRRMAAAIDLVAPAGTPLRVLHLGGGALTLPRYVARTRPGSTQRVVEVDGALVELVRRELPWPPQARLKVRVADAREALTGTPDDSYDLVVADVFAGARTPARLTSVEFAGEVARVLRPAGTYLVNVADGPPLKHVRGQVVTVRSVLPLACLVADAAVLRGRRYGNLVLVAGRVPPPVAELTRRAAGDWFPGRVLADEELDRFTGGARIVVDATATASAPPPAGTFGVAG from the coding sequence ATGGCACGTAAGCGAGGTCCGGACCGGCTCGCCGTACGGGTCGACACCGGGCTCGCCGAGCTGGTGCCCGACCCCGACCGGCCGCGATCGTTCACGCTCAATCTCGACGGCACCCCGCAGTCGCACGTCGACCTGGACGACCCGACCCACCTGGAGTTCGAGTACATCCGCCGGATGGCCGCCGCGATCGACCTGGTCGCCCCGGCCGGTACGCCGCTGCGGGTGCTGCACCTGGGCGGCGGCGCGCTGACCCTGCCCCGGTACGTGGCCCGGACCCGTCCCGGCTCCACCCAGCGGGTGGTCGAGGTCGACGGTGCCCTGGTCGAACTGGTCCGGCGGGAACTGCCCTGGCCCCCGCAGGCCCGGCTGAAGGTACGGGTCGCCGACGCCCGCGAGGCGCTGACCGGCACCCCCGACGACTCGTACGACCTGGTGGTCGCCGACGTGTTCGCCGGTGCCCGGACCCCGGCCCGGCTCACCTCGGTCGAGTTCGCCGGTGAGGTGGCGCGGGTGCTCCGCCCGGCCGGCACGTACCTGGTGAACGTCGCCGACGGGCCGCCCCTCAAGCACGTCCGGGGTCAGGTCGTCACGGTCCGGTCGGTGCTGCCGCTGGCCTGCCTGGTCGCCGACGCGGCGGTGCTGCGCGGCCGCCGGTACGGCAACCTGGTGCTGGTCGCCGGGCGGGTGCCACCGCCGGTGGCCGAATTGACCCGCCGTGCGGCCGGTGACTGGTTTCCCGGCCGGGTGCTGGCCGACGAGGAGCTGGATCGGTTCACCGGCGGCGCCAGAATCGTGGTGGACGCCACCGCGACCGCCTCCGCCCCGCCGCCGGCCGGCACCTTCGGCGTGGCCGGGTGA
- a CDS encoding SMC family ATPase, which produces MRPLRLDLAGFTVFREPTTIDFTDADFFALVGPTGSGKSTVLDAICFALYGTVPRWGGSRGIANALAPSAVEARVRLVFDSAGSRYVATRVVRRDSRGNVKTGNAGLQRMPDGFDVTKLDTGMSPEDLGEALAGTPAQMDAAVQVAVGLPYEQFTSCVVLPQGQFADFLHAKPAARQEILVNLLGLGVYQKVQEKATKRAGDAEADIAALDRLLAGLIDADEATLAAAGQRVEAMHRLAEDVRAAVPELDRARASAETAAARLTALDGELAELDRIHPPADVAAVALAVNDARAAAAETVAAVTLAEEQEEKVRGELASAGDPTLLRLLLQAHTERDRVAAEADALAAGLTAAATDHTAALAALDRARVAAERASLELETARGAYQEAQTADRAAALRGHLTAGAPCPVCEQEVHLVPAVPAGSAVTAAEAAGHAARTAADAATKLFTERDRAARALERDLDRARARHDQLAAALSELDTRLTDSPGPAALRRELAALDKLRGQLDRAGTAVRTAREASRRARAGVESAEERVRLAGRDFDTARDRIARLGPPAADRDDLAAAWAALRDWARREADRRRADRVDAAAEVARARDAVDTAAAAIAALFTAAGTEPGRAGTDPVGAAAVAVVAAEAEQKRLAQRHEQAQQLNGKRAEHEAAARTARSLAGHLRANNFERWLLAEALDLLVDGASRILRELTGGQYELTHDKGEFYVVDQHDAGLRRGVRTLSGGETFQASLALALALSEQLAGLSTTTASLESILLDEGFGTLDVATLDTVAATLETLAARGDRMVGVVTHVPALAERVPVRFEVRKDARTARVERIG; this is translated from the coding sequence GTGCGTCCGCTCCGGCTGGACCTGGCGGGCTTCACCGTCTTCCGGGAGCCCACCACGATCGACTTCACCGACGCCGACTTCTTCGCCCTGGTCGGTCCGACCGGTTCGGGCAAGTCGACGGTGCTCGACGCGATCTGCTTCGCCCTGTACGGCACCGTGCCGCGCTGGGGCGGCAGCCGGGGCATCGCCAACGCGCTCGCCCCGTCGGCGGTCGAGGCGCGCGTCCGGCTGGTCTTCGACTCCGCCGGCTCCCGGTACGTGGCGACCCGGGTGGTCCGGCGGGACAGCCGGGGCAACGTCAAGACCGGCAACGCCGGGCTGCAACGGATGCCCGACGGCTTCGACGTGACCAAACTGGACACCGGGATGAGCCCGGAGGACCTCGGCGAGGCCCTGGCCGGCACCCCGGCCCAGATGGACGCCGCCGTGCAGGTCGCGGTCGGCCTGCCGTACGAGCAGTTCACCAGCTGTGTGGTGCTGCCGCAGGGGCAGTTCGCCGACTTCCTGCACGCCAAGCCGGCCGCCCGGCAGGAGATCCTGGTCAACCTGCTCGGCCTCGGCGTCTACCAGAAGGTCCAGGAAAAGGCGACCAAGCGGGCCGGCGACGCGGAGGCGGACATCGCCGCGCTCGATCGACTGCTGGCCGGGCTCATCGACGCCGACGAGGCGACCCTGGCCGCCGCCGGGCAGCGCGTCGAGGCGATGCACCGGCTGGCCGAGGACGTGCGGGCCGCCGTACCCGAACTGGATCGGGCCCGTGCGTCGGCGGAGACGGCGGCGGCCCGGCTGACCGCCCTCGACGGCGAACTCGCCGAACTGGACCGGATCCACCCGCCGGCCGACGTCGCCGCCGTGGCGCTGGCGGTCAACGACGCGCGGGCCGCCGCGGCCGAGACCGTCGCGGCGGTCACCCTGGCCGAGGAACAGGAAGAAAAGGTACGCGGTGAGCTGGCCTCGGCCGGTGACCCGACCCTGCTGCGGCTGCTGTTGCAGGCACACACCGAACGGGACCGGGTGGCCGCCGAGGCGGACGCCCTCGCGGCCGGGCTGACCGCCGCCGCGACCGACCACACCGCCGCGTTGGCCGCCCTCGACCGGGCCCGCGTCGCCGCCGAACGGGCGAGCCTGGAACTGGAGACGGCGCGCGGGGCGTACCAGGAGGCGCAGACCGCCGACCGGGCCGCCGCGCTGCGCGGCCACCTCACCGCCGGGGCCCCGTGCCCGGTCTGCGAGCAGGAGGTGCACCTGGTGCCGGCGGTACCGGCCGGCTCGGCGGTGACCGCCGCCGAGGCCGCCGGACACGCGGCCAGGACCGCCGCCGACGCCGCGACCAAGCTTTTCACCGAACGGGACCGGGCCGCCCGCGCCCTGGAACGTGACCTCGACCGGGCCCGCGCGCGGCACGACCAGCTCGCCGCCGCCCTGTCCGAACTGGACACCCGACTGACCGACTCCCCCGGCCCGGCCGCCCTGCGCCGCGAACTCGCCGCCCTGGACAAACTGCGCGGCCAACTCGACCGGGCCGGCACGGCGGTGCGCACCGCCCGGGAGGCGTCCCGGCGGGCTCGGGCCGGTGTCGAGTCGGCCGAGGAACGGGTCAGGCTGGCCGGGCGGGACTTCGACACCGCCCGCGACCGGATCGCCCGACTCGGCCCGCCCGCCGCCGACCGGGACGACCTCGCCGCCGCCTGGGCGGCCCTGCGCGACTGGGCCCGGCGGGAAGCCGACCGGCGACGGGCCGACCGGGTCGACGCCGCCGCCGAGGTGGCCCGCGCCCGCGACGCCGTCGACACCGCCGCCGCCGCGATCGCCGCCCTGTTCACCGCCGCCGGAACCGAACCCGGCCGGGCCGGCACCGACCCGGTCGGCGCGGCGGCCGTCGCGGTGGTGGCCGCCGAGGCCGAACAGAAGCGGCTGGCCCAGCGACACGAGCAGGCCCAACAGCTCAACGGGAAACGGGCCGAACACGAGGCAGCGGCCCGTACGGCCAGGTCGCTGGCCGGGCACCTGCGGGCCAACAACTTCGAACGCTGGCTGCTCGCCGAGGCACTCGACCTGCTGGTCGACGGCGCCTCCCGGATCCTGCGCGAACTCACCGGCGGGCAGTACGAGCTGACCCACGACAAGGGCGAGTTCTACGTGGTCGACCAGCACGACGCCGGCCTGCGCCGGGGCGTACGCACACTGTCCGGCGGGGAGACCTTCCAAGCCTCGCTGGCCCTGGCACTGGCCCTGTCCGAACAGCTCGCCGGCCTGTCCACCACCACCGCCAGCCTGGAGTCGATCCTGCTGGACGAGGGCTTCGGCACCCTCGACGTGGCCACCCTGGACACCGTCGCGGCGACCCTGGAGACACTGGCGGCGCGCGGTGACCGGATGGTCGGCGTGGTGACCCACGTACCGGCGCTGGCCGAACGGGTGCCGGTCCGGTTCGAGGTCCGCAAGGACGCCCGGACCGCACGGGTGGAGCGGATCGGATGA
- a CDS encoding exonuclease SbcCD subunit D codes for MKILHTSDWHIGKVLKGQSRLAEQVTVLTQVVEVARAERPDLVIVAGDLYDTAAPTPEATRLVTRALTALQNTGAQVVAVGGNHDNGPALDALRPWADAAGVTLRGSVRDTPEEHLVDGVTAGGERWRLVALPFLSQRYAIRATEMYELTAAEANQTYADHIGRLFRRLTESFTEPDRVHLVTAHLTVVGAMAGGGERESQTVLGYAVPATIFPTNAHYVALGHLHRSQQVPGPAPIRYSGSPLAIDFGEEENRPSVTIVEVTTSTAARTREVPITAASPLRTVRGTLAELGEIEAPDGWLRVFVRETPRAGLREEVQALLPRALEVRVDPEMLAAAGRVRSAPRAGRSARELFGDYLDSRAPDDDGVRDLFDELYEEVGG; via the coding sequence GTGAAGATCCTGCACACCTCCGACTGGCACATCGGCAAGGTCCTCAAGGGACAGTCACGGCTCGCCGAGCAGGTGACGGTGCTGACCCAGGTGGTCGAGGTGGCCCGCGCCGAACGACCCGACCTGGTGATCGTCGCCGGTGACCTCTACGACACCGCCGCACCCACCCCGGAGGCGACCCGACTGGTCACCCGCGCGCTGACCGCGTTGCAGAACACCGGGGCGCAGGTCGTCGCGGTCGGCGGCAACCACGACAACGGGCCGGCGCTGGACGCGCTGCGGCCGTGGGCCGACGCGGCCGGGGTGACCCTGCGCGGCAGTGTCCGGGACACCCCGGAGGAACACCTGGTCGACGGGGTCACCGCCGGTGGCGAACGGTGGCGGCTGGTCGCGCTGCCGTTCCTGAGCCAGCGGTACGCGATCCGCGCCACCGAGATGTACGAGCTGACCGCCGCCGAGGCGAACCAGACGTACGCCGACCACATCGGGCGGCTGTTCCGGCGGCTCACCGAGAGTTTCACCGAACCGGACAGGGTGCACCTGGTCACCGCCCACCTGACAGTGGTCGGGGCGATGGCCGGCGGCGGCGAGCGGGAGTCGCAGACCGTACTCGGGTATGCGGTGCCGGCGACGATCTTCCCGACCAACGCACACTACGTGGCACTGGGTCACCTGCACCGGTCCCAGCAGGTGCCGGGCCCGGCCCCGATCCGGTACAGCGGCAGCCCGTTGGCGATCGACTTCGGCGAGGAGGAGAACCGGCCGTCGGTCACCATCGTCGAGGTCACCACCAGCACCGCCGCCCGTACCCGCGAGGTGCCGATCACCGCCGCCTCACCGCTGCGTACGGTCCGGGGCACGCTGGCCGAGCTGGGCGAGATCGAGGCACCGGACGGCTGGCTGCGGGTCTTCGTCCGGGAGACACCCCGCGCCGGGCTGCGCGAGGAGGTGCAGGCCCTGCTCCCCCGCGCGCTGGAGGTCCGGGTCGACCCGGAGATGCTGGCGGCGGCCGGACGGGTCCGGTCCGCGCCCCGGGCCGGCCGGTCGGCGCGGGAACTGTTCGGCGACTACCTGGACAGCCGGGCCCCGGACGACGACGGCGTACGCGACCTGTTCGACGAGCTGTACGAGGAGGTGGGCGGGTAG
- a CDS encoding ATP-binding protein, which yields MSTPPDGVDPTDPGAVVGRVLGTADATPLQFWTAVGPDSYLQLDDVVVTRRELPDREPVTIAGVVTQVRARHEGAQFDSDVFAIADGTLPAQVQEAAEITTTRVDPEFYVPPSPGALVYRATGEARDSALHFDRMERRVPMGTGRDGVPVFLNADFLDGSRGAHVSISGISGVATKTSFATFLLYSVFRSGVLGGDAVNAKALIFNVKGEDLLFLDHPNTRLDAATTAAYAKLGLTAGAFPDVRVYAPPRAGDASGTPDVSSRLTGVDSFYWTLSEFCSDRMLPYVFADADDERQQYTMVVHSVTAHLHRYAQPADGGVSIDGVRVHSYPDLVDQVVEQLTDEETRSTWAGSAINTGTVNAFARRLINSKKDLARLIRGDLATRRPHRINTAESAQVTVVDLHNLPDRAQRFVVGVTLKTEFENKEKTGTAKPLLFVVLDELNKYAPREGSSPIKEVLLDIAERGRSLGVILIGAQQTASEVERRIVTNSAIRVVGRLDPAEASRPEYGFLPPAQRQRALLAKPGTMFVNQPDIPVPLCLEFPFPAWATRVSEAGQAPSETLRSITQAADPFAVVGSGAGALTDDDIPF from the coding sequence ATGAGCACCCCGCCCGACGGCGTCGACCCGACCGACCCCGGCGCGGTCGTCGGCCGGGTGCTGGGCACCGCCGACGCCACCCCGCTACAGTTCTGGACCGCCGTCGGGCCGGACAGCTACCTGCAACTCGACGACGTGGTGGTGACCCGGCGTGAGCTGCCCGACCGGGAACCGGTGACAATCGCCGGGGTGGTCACCCAGGTCCGGGCCCGGCACGAGGGCGCGCAGTTCGACTCGGACGTCTTCGCCATCGCCGACGGCACCCTGCCGGCCCAGGTGCAGGAGGCCGCCGAGATCACCACCACCCGGGTCGACCCGGAGTTCTACGTGCCGCCGTCACCCGGCGCGCTGGTCTACCGGGCCACCGGCGAGGCGCGCGACTCGGCGCTGCACTTCGACCGGATGGAACGGCGGGTGCCGATGGGCACCGGCCGGGACGGGGTGCCGGTCTTCCTCAACGCCGACTTTCTCGACGGCAGCCGGGGCGCGCACGTGTCGATCTCCGGCATCTCCGGGGTGGCGACCAAGACCAGCTTCGCGACCTTCCTGCTCTACTCGGTGTTCCGCTCCGGCGTGCTCGGCGGCGACGCGGTCAACGCCAAGGCGCTGATCTTCAACGTCAAGGGCGAGGACCTGCTCTTCCTCGACCACCCGAACACCCGGCTCGACGCGGCCACCACGGCGGCGTACGCGAAGCTCGGGCTCACCGCCGGGGCGTTCCCCGACGTTCGGGTCTACGCGCCGCCGAGGGCCGGTGACGCCTCCGGCACCCCGGACGTGAGCAGTCGACTGACCGGGGTGGACAGCTTCTACTGGACGCTGAGCGAGTTCTGCTCCGACCGGATGCTGCCGTACGTCTTCGCCGACGCCGACGACGAACGCCAGCAGTACACGATGGTGGTCCACTCGGTCACCGCCCACCTGCACCGCTACGCCCAGCCGGCCGACGGCGGGGTGAGCATCGACGGGGTCCGGGTGCACTCCTACCCCGACCTGGTCGACCAGGTGGTGGAGCAGCTCACCGACGAGGAGACCCGGTCCACCTGGGCCGGCAGCGCGATCAACACCGGCACGGTGAACGCCTTCGCCCGGCGCCTGATCAACAGCAAGAAGGACCTGGCCCGGTTGATCCGGGGCGACCTGGCCACCCGCCGGCCGCACCGGATCAACACCGCCGAGAGCGCCCAGGTCACCGTGGTCGACCTGCACAACCTGCCGGACCGGGCGCAGCGGTTCGTGGTCGGCGTGACGCTGAAGACCGAGTTCGAGAACAAGGAGAAGACCGGCACCGCCAAGCCGCTGCTCTTCGTCGTGCTCGACGAGCTGAACAAGTACGCACCCCGCGAGGGCTCCTCCCCGATCAAGGAGGTGCTGCTCGACATCGCCGAACGCGGTCGCTCGCTCGGGGTGATCCTGATCGGCGCCCAGCAGACCGCCAGCGAGGTCGAACGGCGGATCGTCACCAACTCGGCGATCCGGGTGGTCGGCCGGCTCGACCCGGCCGAGGCGTCCCGCCCCGAGTACGGCTTCCTGCCCCCGGCGCAACGCCAGCGCGCCCTGCTGGCCAAACCCGGCACCATGTTCGTCAACCAGCCGGACATCCCGGTCCCGCTCTGCCTGGAATTCCCCTTCCCGGCCTGGGCGACCAGGGTTTCCGAGGCCGGTCAGGCCCCATCGGAGACGCTGCGCTCGATCACCCAGGCGGCCGACCCGTTCGCGGTGGTCGGCTCCGGGGCCGGCGCGCTGACCGACGACGACATCCCGTTCTGA
- a CDS encoding extracellular catalytic domain type 1 short-chain-length polyhydroxyalkanoate depolymerase yields the protein MKRLVRLLGAAGAAAALALLSLTVATPAAAATLTEVTGFGTNPSNLRMHLYVPDRVAARPGILVALHYCTGTGPALYSGTQFAAQADQYGFIVIYPSATRSGQCFDVASAQSLRRDGGSDPVSILSMIRYVQQRYNGDPDRVFATGVSSGAMMTNVLLGNYPDVFKAGAAFAGVPHSCFATTDGSFWNTQCATGQIIRTAQQWGDLARNAYPGYTGARPRMQLWHGTNDETLRYPNFGEEIKQWTNVHGLGQTPTFTDTPQSGYTRTRYGGSGGTAPVEAISMQGVPHNLPVNAAEAIRFFGLNTTTPPTTPPPTTPPPTTPPVTPPPTTPPPTTPPVTPPPTTPPPTTPPVGAGCAVGYTVNSWNTGLTTAITIGNRGSTPINGWTLAFTLPAGQTITSGWNATFSPSSGAVTARNVGYNATIGPNGSTSIGFQANHTGNTGRPTSFTLNGVACTVS from the coding sequence ATGAAACGACTCGTCCGGCTGCTCGGCGCGGCCGGGGCCGCGGCGGCGCTGGCCCTGCTGAGCCTGACCGTCGCCACCCCGGCCGCCGCGGCCACCCTGACCGAGGTGACCGGTTTCGGCACCAACCCCAGCAACCTGCGGATGCACCTGTACGTCCCGGACCGGGTCGCCGCCCGACCCGGCATCCTGGTGGCCCTGCACTACTGCACCGGAACCGGACCGGCGCTCTACTCCGGCACCCAGTTCGCCGCCCAGGCCGACCAGTACGGGTTCATCGTGATCTACCCGTCGGCCACCCGCAGCGGCCAGTGCTTCGACGTCGCCTCGGCGCAGTCGCTGCGCCGCGACGGCGGCAGCGACCCGGTCTCGATCCTGTCGATGATCAGGTACGTCCAGCAGCGGTACAACGGCGACCCGGACCGGGTGTTCGCCACCGGCGTCTCGTCCGGCGCGATGATGACCAACGTCCTGCTCGGCAACTACCCCGACGTGTTCAAGGCCGGCGCCGCCTTCGCTGGCGTACCGCACAGTTGCTTCGCCACCACCGACGGCTCCTTCTGGAACACCCAGTGCGCCACCGGGCAGATCATCCGTACCGCGCAGCAGTGGGGTGACCTGGCCCGCAACGCGTACCCCGGTTACACCGGCGCCCGGCCGAGAATGCAGCTGTGGCACGGCACCAACGACGAGACACTGCGCTACCCGAACTTCGGCGAGGAGATCAAGCAGTGGACCAACGTCCACGGGCTGGGTCAGACCCCGACGTTCACCGACACCCCGCAGTCCGGCTACACCCGCACCCGGTACGGCGGCAGCGGCGGCACCGCCCCGGTCGAGGCGATCAGCATGCAGGGCGTACCGCACAACCTGCCGGTGAACGCGGCCGAGGCGATCCGCTTCTTCGGCCTGAACACCACCACCCCGCCGACCACCCCGCCGCCGACCACTCCCCCGCCGACGACGCCGCCCGTCACCCCGCCGCCCACCACGCCGCCGCCGACGACGCCGCCCGTCACGCCCCCGCCCACCACGCCGCCGCCGACCACGCCGCCGGTGGGTGCCGGCTGTGCGGTCGGTTACACCGTCAACTCGTGGAACACCGGCCTGACCACCGCCATCACCATCGGCAACCGGGGTAGCACGCCGATCAACGGCTGGACCCTGGCCTTCACCCTGCCGGCCGGGCAGACCATCACCTCCGGCTGGAACGCCACCTTCAGTCCGAGCAGCGGCGCGGTGACCGCCCGCAACGTCGGCTACAACGCCACCATCGGCCCGAACGGATCCACCAGCATCGGCTTCCAGGCCAACCACACCGGGAACACCGGTCGACCGACCTCGTTCACCCTCAACGGCGTCGCCTGCACCGTCAGCTGA
- a CDS encoding SDR family NAD(P)-dependent oxidoreductase yields the protein MSARLQDRTALVTGSTDGIGVAVARALAAEGAHVVVSGRDTGRGEKVVAGIAEWGGRATFVRADLARGATAVRELAEAARTATGATLDILVNNAAMLLTPTPTGEVPEEVIDRALAINVKAAFLLTGLVAPEMAARGSGAIVNIGSISGLAGSAGSALYSTTKAAIHSLTKSWAAEYGPHGVRVNTVAPGPTFTEKVAALEEYLAPMIMRMPSRRASTPDEVAKAVVFLVGDDASNIHGATLSVDGGHSAI from the coding sequence GTGTCCGCACGTCTTCAGGACCGCACCGCCCTGGTCACCGGGTCGACCGACGGCATCGGCGTCGCCGTCGCCCGAGCACTGGCCGCCGAGGGCGCCCACGTCGTGGTCAGCGGCCGCGACACCGGCCGGGGCGAGAAGGTCGTCGCCGGCATCGCCGAGTGGGGCGGCCGGGCCACCTTCGTCCGCGCCGACCTGGCGCGGGGCGCGACCGCCGTACGCGAACTCGCCGAGGCCGCCCGGACCGCGACCGGCGCGACGCTCGACATCCTGGTGAACAACGCCGCCATGCTGCTCACCCCCACCCCGACCGGGGAGGTCCCCGAGGAGGTGATCGACCGCGCGTTGGCGATCAACGTCAAGGCCGCGTTCCTGCTGACCGGCCTCGTCGCACCGGAGATGGCGGCGCGGGGCAGCGGCGCGATCGTCAACATCGGCTCGATCAGCGGGCTCGCCGGCTCGGCCGGGTCCGCCCTCTACAGCACCACCAAGGCGGCGATCCACTCGCTGACCAAGTCCTGGGCCGCCGAGTACGGACCCCACGGTGTACGGGTGAACACGGTCGCGCCCGGCCCGACCTTCACCGAGAAGGTCGCGGCGCTGGAGGAGTACCTGGCCCCGATGATCATGCGGATGCCGTCCCGGCGGGCCAGCACGCCGGACGAGGTGGCGAAGGCGGTGGTCTTCCTGGTCGGCGACGACGCGTCGAACATCCACGGCGCCACACTCAGCGTCGACGGCGGCCACTCGGCAATCTGA
- a CDS encoding TetR/AcrR family transcriptional regulator, with the protein MTGTLTPKGAATRQRIVEGAAAEIRERGIAVTTLDDVRARTGTSKSQLFHYFPEGKEELLLAVARYEADRVLSDQQPFLGDLTSWPAWYAWRDAVVARYLDQGQHCPLNLLVSQLGRSTPGAQAVVQALMRQWQSEIERGLRHMRDAGEVDPELDTDRAAAALLAGIQGGVVIMLSTGRITHLEAALDLTIENLRRGGPTGGRGLRVSRPETLA; encoded by the coding sequence GTGACCGGGACACTGACCCCGAAGGGTGCGGCGACCCGACAGCGGATCGTCGAGGGTGCCGCCGCCGAGATCCGTGAGCGAGGCATCGCCGTCACCACCCTCGACGACGTACGCGCCCGCACCGGCACCAGCAAGAGCCAGCTCTTCCACTACTTCCCCGAGGGCAAGGAGGAACTGCTGCTGGCGGTGGCCCGGTACGAGGCCGACCGGGTGCTGTCCGACCAGCAACCGTTCCTCGGCGACCTCACCTCCTGGCCCGCCTGGTACGCCTGGCGCGACGCGGTCGTGGCCCGCTACCTGGATCAGGGCCAGCACTGCCCGCTCAACCTGCTGGTCTCGCAACTCGGCCGCAGCACCCCCGGCGCCCAGGCGGTGGTGCAGGCGCTGATGCGCCAGTGGCAGTCGGAGATCGAGCGGGGGCTGCGGCACATGCGCGACGCGGGCGAGGTCGACCCGGAACTGGACACCGACCGGGCGGCGGCGGCCCTGCTCGCCGGGATCCAGGGCGGCGTGGTGATCATGCTCTCCACCGGCCGGATCACCCACCTCGAAGCCGCGCTCGACCTGACCATCGAGAACCTCCGCCGGGGCGGGCCGACCGGCGGCCGGGGCCTTCGTGTGTCGCGGCCGGAGACGCTAGCGTGA